A genomic region of Desulfomicrobium macestii contains the following coding sequences:
- a CDS encoding RluA family pseudouridine synthase yields MREQARPGSRHLPPGLHIIHEDRDIIVVDKPAGMLTMATEAEKTRTAYYALTDYVRKGNAKSRYRIFIVHRLDRETSGILLFAKTEAAKRTLQDQWEDTTKIYAAVVHGQMDKPSGTVISHLVESGVHKVYSTRDARLGKLAQTAWTVVKEKGGYSLLRIELLTGRKHQIRVQMADLGHPVAGDRKYGGKGDNFSRLALHAASISFAHPFSGQRMTLEAPMPTIFAQLVGRAQLP; encoded by the coding sequence ATGCGTGAACAAGCCCGCCCCGGCTCAAGGCATTTGCCCCCCGGACTTCATATCATTCACGAAGACCGGGACATCATCGTCGTGGACAAGCCCGCCGGAATGCTGACCATGGCCACGGAGGCGGAAAAGACGCGTACCGCCTATTACGCCCTGACCGATTACGTGCGCAAGGGCAACGCCAAGTCCAGGTACAGGATTTTCATTGTCCATCGACTGGACCGGGAGACTTCCGGGATTTTGCTTTTCGCCAAGACCGAGGCGGCCAAGCGCACCCTGCAGGATCAGTGGGAGGATACCACCAAAATCTACGCTGCCGTGGTGCACGGGCAAATGGACAAGCCCTCGGGCACGGTCATCTCCCATCTGGTGGAGAGCGGTGTGCACAAGGTCTATTCCACTCGCGACGCCAGGCTCGGCAAGCTGGCGCAGACCGCCTGGACCGTGGTCAAGGAGAAGGGGGGATATTCGCTTTTGAGGATCGAACTACTGACGGGACGCAAGCACCAGATCCGGGTGCAGATGGCGGATCTGGGGCATCCGGTGGCCGGTGACCGGAAATACGGAGGCAAGGGGGACAATTTTTCCCGCCTGGCGCTGCATGCCGCTTCAATCAGCTTCGCGCATCCGTTCTCGGGTCAACGCATGACCCTTGAAGCGCCGATGCCGACCATATTCGCGCAGCTGGTGGGCCGGGCTCAGTTGCCCTGA
- a CDS encoding glycyl-radical enzyme activating protein: MPSASSPSGTLFAIKRYALHDGPDLRVTVFLKGCPLSCLWCHNPEGIEAAPVMVHLPEKCVGCGECLKTCPQGALRPGLTGVDRDNETCTTCGVCAETCPALAHEAVGKTWAVSEVMAEIEKEIPFFSGTGGGVTFSGGEPLAQPDFLEAMLMACGQQHLHRAVDTSGFASAATISRIARHTDLFLFDLKHMDPDAHRRATGVSNAPILSNLRLLAESGARIGLRLPLIPGINDDAENIRRTGLLAASLPGIQSIDVLPYHAAAKGKYAKLGMPYPGDAIPAADPDSLDRAMEILRHCGLAVRIGG; this comes from the coding sequence ATGCCCAGCGCTTCCTCCCCTTCCGGCACTCTTTTCGCCATCAAACGCTACGCCCTGCACGACGGGCCGGACCTGCGCGTGACTGTCTTCCTGAAAGGCTGCCCCCTGTCCTGCCTGTGGTGCCACAACCCCGAAGGCATCGAGGCCGCGCCGGTCATGGTGCACCTCCCGGAAAAATGCGTCGGCTGCGGGGAATGTCTGAAAACCTGCCCGCAAGGAGCCCTGCGCCCCGGACTGACAGGCGTGGACAGAGACAATGAGACCTGCACCACCTGCGGGGTCTGCGCCGAGACATGCCCGGCCCTGGCTCACGAAGCCGTGGGCAAGACATGGGCCGTGTCCGAAGTAATGGCCGAGATAGAGAAGGAGATCCCCTTTTTCTCCGGAACCGGAGGCGGGGTGACCTTTTCCGGAGGCGAACCTCTGGCCCAGCCGGATTTTCTTGAAGCCATGCTCATGGCCTGCGGACAGCAGCACCTGCACCGCGCCGTGGATACCAGCGGCTTCGCATCCGCCGCGACGATCTCACGCATCGCCAGGCACACGGACCTTTTCCTTTTCGACCTGAAACACATGGACCCTGACGCCCACCGCCGGGCAACAGGCGTATCCAACGCCCCGATCCTTTCCAATCTGCGCCTGCTGGCAGAGTCGGGGGCACGGATCGGGCTCAGGCTGCCGCTCATACCGGGAATCAACGATGACGCGGAGAACATTCGCCGCACAGGCCTTTTGGCCGCATCCCTGCCCGGAATCCAGAGCATCGACGTGCTCCCCTACCACGCCGCTGCCAAAGGCAAATACGCCAAGCTCGGCATGCCCTACCCGGGAGATGCAATCCCCGCGGCCGATCCAGACAGCCTGGACCGGGCCATGGAAATTTTACGGCACTGCGGACTTGCGGTCCGCATCGGAGGATAG
- the hypD gene encoding trans-4-hydroxy-L-proline dehydratase yields the protein MNDRIMRLREESFAAEPSVSIERALLETRFYRENYGKHSLPVLRALVFRDLCEKKTIYLGDGELIVGERGPAPKCVPTFPELTCHSASDLRVLATRPMTRYHVSDEDIETYEREVIPYWTGRSMRERVFSQIPDEWRAAYEAGLFTEFMEQRAPGHTALDGTIYEWGMHDFKARIAERMSRLDYLNDPLASDRAEQLKAMDIACDAAIVFAQRHADLAWEKAKTEPNPTRKAELTRIAEVCRRVPAQAPRDFWEALQMYWFVHLGTITELNGWDAMTPGHLDQHLTPFYEKGLADGTLTREAAKELLCCLWIKVNNHPAPPKVGVTAKESGTYNDFTNINLGGLRRDGSDGVSELSYLILEVVDELRLLQPQTSVHISQKTPDRFLKAAARVIKNGCGYPSVFNTDAVVMEQMRVGKTVEDAREGGCSGCIETGAFGKEAYILTGYLNVPKVLELALNDGRDQLTGRQIGPRTGDARDFSSFDDLYDAFTRQLDWVVDLKVRVNNYIERMYATHSPAPFLSTVIHDCIEKGRDYYDGGPRYNTNYIQCCGIGTVTDSLSAIKTHVFDAGTVPMQKLAQALQSNFEGSEALRLKLWNKTPFFGNDDDRADEIMRRIYDSLFTAIDGRPNTKGTEYHLNMLSTTCHVYFGKMLGASANGRLAGLPESDGTSPSHGADRNGPTAVVKSLSKMDQIKSGGTLLNQRFLPGVLKTDQDLDKLAQLVRTYFRLGGHHIQFNVVDTATLRQAQASPDEHRNLLVRVAGYSDYFVDLDLDHQEEIIRRTEQETA from the coding sequence ATGAACGACAGAATCATGCGCCTGCGCGAAGAGAGCTTCGCCGCCGAACCGTCCGTTTCCATCGAGCGAGCCCTGCTGGAGACCCGCTTCTACCGCGAGAATTACGGCAAACACTCCTTGCCTGTGCTGCGAGCCCTGGTCTTCAGGGACCTGTGCGAAAAGAAAACCATTTACCTCGGCGACGGCGAACTCATCGTCGGCGAACGCGGCCCCGCCCCCAAGTGCGTGCCGACCTTCCCCGAACTGACCTGCCACTCGGCCTCGGACCTGCGCGTACTCGCGACCCGGCCCATGACCCGCTACCATGTCAGCGACGAGGATATCGAAACCTACGAACGCGAGGTCATCCCCTACTGGACCGGCCGGTCCATGCGCGAACGCGTCTTCTCCCAGATTCCTGACGAATGGCGGGCGGCCTACGAAGCCGGTCTCTTCACCGAGTTCATGGAACAACGCGCTCCCGGCCATACGGCCCTTGACGGCACGATCTACGAGTGGGGCATGCATGATTTCAAGGCGCGCATCGCCGAACGCATGAGCCGTCTGGACTATCTGAACGATCCCCTGGCCTCGGACCGCGCCGAGCAGCTGAAGGCCATGGACATCGCCTGCGACGCGGCCATCGTCTTCGCCCAGCGCCACGCCGATCTGGCCTGGGAAAAAGCCAAGACCGAGCCAAATCCGACGCGCAAGGCCGAACTCACGCGCATCGCCGAGGTCTGCCGCCGCGTCCCGGCCCAGGCCCCGCGCGACTTCTGGGAAGCGCTACAGATGTATTGGTTCGTGCACCTGGGCACCATCACGGAATTGAACGGCTGGGATGCCATGACCCCCGGCCACCTCGATCAGCACCTCACCCCTTTCTACGAGAAAGGCCTGGCCGACGGCACCCTGACCCGCGAAGCGGCCAAGGAGCTGCTCTGTTGCCTGTGGATCAAGGTCAACAACCACCCCGCCCCGCCCAAGGTCGGAGTCACGGCCAAGGAGAGCGGCACCTACAACGATTTCACCAACATCAACCTCGGAGGCCTCCGGCGCGACGGCTCCGACGGGGTGAGCGAGCTCTCCTACCTCATCCTGGAAGTGGTCGATGAACTGAGACTCCTGCAACCCCAGACCAGCGTGCACATCAGCCAGAAGACGCCGGACCGCTTCCTGAAGGCCGCCGCCCGCGTCATCAAAAACGGCTGTGGCTACCCGTCGGTCTTCAACACCGACGCCGTGGTCATGGAACAGATGCGCGTCGGCAAAACCGTGGAAGACGCCCGCGAAGGCGGCTGCTCGGGCTGCATCGAAACCGGGGCCTTCGGCAAGGAAGCCTACATCCTGACCGGCTACCTGAACGTGCCCAAGGTCCTGGAACTGGCCCTGAACGACGGACGCGACCAGCTCACCGGCCGCCAGATCGGCCCCCGGACCGGCGACGCCCGTGATTTTTCAAGCTTCGACGACCTCTACGACGCCTTCACCCGCCAGCTGGACTGGGTGGTGGACCTCAAGGTGCGCGTCAACAACTACATCGAGCGCATGTACGCCACCCACTCCCCTGCGCCCTTCCTGTCCACGGTCATTCACGACTGCATCGAAAAAGGCCGGGACTACTACGACGGCGGCCCGCGCTACAACACCAACTACATCCAGTGCTGCGGCATCGGCACGGTCACGGACAGCCTGTCCGCAATCAAGACCCACGTCTTTGACGCCGGGACCGTCCCCATGCAGAAACTTGCCCAGGCCCTGCAATCCAATTTCGAAGGATCGGAAGCCCTGCGCCTGAAGCTCTGGAACAAGACCCCCTTCTTCGGTAACGACGACGACCGGGCCGACGAAATCATGCGCCGCATCTACGATTCACTCTTCACGGCCATCGACGGCCGCCCCAACACCAAGGGCACCGAATACCACTTGAACATGCTCTCCACCACATGCCACGTCTATTTCGGCAAGATGCTCGGAGCCTCGGCCAACGGCCGCCTGGCCGGGCTGCCCGAGTCCGACGGCACCTCGCCCTCCCACGGCGCGGACAGAAACGGACCCACGGCCGTGGTCAAGTCGCTCTCGAAGATGGATCAGATAAAATCCGGCGGCACCCTCCTCAACCAGCGCTTCCTGCCCGGCGTCCTCAAAACCGATCAGGATCTGGACAAACTCGCCCAACTTGTGCGCACCTATTTCCGCCTCGGCGGCCACCACATCCAGTTCAACGTGGTGGACACGGCCACCCTGCGCCAGGCCCAGGCCAGTCCCGACGAGCACCGCAACCTGCTGGTCCGCGTAGCCGGATACAGCGACTACTTCGTGGACCTGGATCTGGACCACCAGGAGGAAATCATCCGGCGCACAGAGCAGGAAACGGCGTAG
- a CDS encoding amino acid ABC transporter ATP-binding protein has product MIEIKNLHKKFGDLEVLKGVNLTVASGEVVCIIGPSGSGKSTVLRCINRLETPTAGTVIVDGHDIMNPRTDINYVRTEAGMVFQQFNLFPHMTVLDNVILGPVKVRKMPRADAEHLAHDLLAKVGLGSKAQAYPEQLSGGQKQRVAIARALALQPKVILFDEPTSALDPELVGEVLEVMKKLAAEGMTMIVVTHEMGFAREVADRVIFIDEGVIQEVNTPDKFFSNPKNPRLRDFLGKIVGTCREMQGQGN; this is encoded by the coding sequence ATGATTGAAATAAAGAACCTGCACAAGAAGTTCGGTGATCTGGAAGTATTGAAAGGAGTCAACCTGACCGTGGCCTCGGGAGAGGTGGTCTGCATCATCGGACCGTCGGGCTCGGGCAAATCGACCGTGCTGCGCTGCATCAACCGGCTGGAAACACCGACCGCGGGCACGGTGATCGTCGACGGACACGACATCATGAACCCGCGGACAGACATCAACTACGTGCGCACCGAAGCGGGCATGGTCTTTCAGCAGTTCAACCTCTTCCCGCACATGACCGTGCTCGACAACGTGATCCTCGGACCGGTCAAGGTCCGCAAAATGCCCCGTGCCGATGCCGAACACCTGGCCCATGACCTTTTGGCTAAGGTGGGCCTCGGCTCCAAGGCCCAGGCCTACCCGGAGCAGCTCTCGGGCGGACAGAAGCAGCGCGTGGCCATCGCCCGCGCCCTGGCCCTGCAACCCAAGGTCATCCTCTTCGACGAGCCGACCTCGGCCCTGGACCCGGAACTTGTCGGCGAAGTGCTGGAAGTCATGAAAAAACTGGCGGCCGAGGGTATGACCATGATCGTGGTCACGCATGAGATGGGCTTCGCCCGCGAGGTGGCGGACAGGGTCATCTTCATCGACGAAGGTGTGATCCAGGAAGTAAACACCCCGGACAAATTCTTCAGTAACCCGAAAAATCCGCGCCTGCGCGACTTTCTGGGCAAGATCGTGGGCACCTGCCGGGAAATGCAGGGTCAGGGCAACTGA
- a CDS encoding efflux RND transporter periplasmic adaptor subunit has translation MIIPECDSTKPLPTKVKLLVVLLSLLFLGAGIFVAVRFIKTRPTPPQRPLVVIAPLVETTTVTAGPQTAVVQALGTVVPARQTLIRSEVAGVVREISAAFVPGGTVVGGSPLLRLADEDFRLAVTSREAELENAKAALELELGYQQVARHEWELLGITGNAGESPDLALRKPQLAQARAKVRQAEAALDQARLDLKRTTVTAPFTALVLEKNVEIGSRVSITDTLATLVDTREFWVEAAIPVDRLPWITLPGKDGPGSKVRIRSQASGAERTGRILRLRGDLEEQGRLARVQVSLPAPLEATPAPILLGEYVRLEIEGTRLENVIRLPRAALRENDTVWTVHNATLAIRPATVAWRDTDTVLVSDGLESGDTVVTSELASPIDGMPVSLGQEK, from the coding sequence ATGATCATACCCGAATGCGACAGCACCAAGCCCTTGCCGACCAAAGTCAAGCTTCTTGTCGTTCTTCTGTCCCTTCTTTTCCTCGGAGCCGGAATCTTTGTCGCGGTCCGTTTCATCAAGACCCGGCCCACGCCTCCCCAGAGGCCGCTGGTGGTCATCGCGCCCCTGGTCGAGACAACCACCGTCACGGCGGGACCCCAGACGGCTGTAGTCCAGGCACTGGGCACCGTCGTGCCCGCACGCCAGACCCTGATCCGCTCCGAAGTGGCCGGAGTCGTCCGCGAGATATCTGCGGCCTTCGTGCCCGGCGGAACGGTGGTCGGGGGCAGTCCGTTGCTGCGTTTGGCGGACGAGGATTTTCGTCTGGCAGTGACCAGCAGAGAGGCGGAGCTTGAAAACGCCAAGGCCGCGCTGGAACTTGAACTTGGGTACCAGCAGGTGGCCAGGCACGAATGGGAGCTTTTGGGAATCACGGGCAACGCCGGTGAAAGTCCGGATCTGGCCCTGCGCAAACCGCAACTCGCCCAGGCCCGGGCCAAGGTTCGACAGGCCGAGGCGGCCCTGGATCAGGCCCGGCTCGATCTGAAACGGACCACTGTGACCGCGCCGTTCACCGCCCTCGTGCTGGAAAAGAACGTGGAGATCGGCTCCAGGGTCTCCATCACCGACACCCTGGCCACCCTTGTCGACACCCGTGAATTCTGGGTCGAGGCCGCCATACCGGTGGACCGCCTGCCCTGGATCACCCTGCCCGGAAAAGACGGCCCCGGCTCGAAGGTTCGCATCCGTTCCCAGGCCAGCGGCGCCGAGCGCACGGGCCGCATCCTGCGCCTGCGCGGGGATCTGGAGGAGCAGGGGCGCCTGGCCCGGGTGCAGGTCTCGCTGCCCGCGCCCCTTGAAGCCACCCCCGCGCCCATTCTGCTGGGTGAATACGTGCGTCTTGAAATCGAGGGAACGCGTCTTGAAAACGTGATCCGCCTGCCCAGGGCCGCACTACGCGAAAACGACACCGTCTGGACCGTGCACAACGCGACCCTGGCCATCCGGCCCGCCACCGTTGCGTGGCGCGACACGGACACGGTCCTTGTTTCGGACGGCCTTGAATCCGGCGACACCGTCGTGACCAGCGAACTGGCGAGCCCCATCGACGGCATGCCTGTCAGCCTTGGCCAGGAAAAGTAG
- a CDS encoding amino acid ABC transporter permease — translation MAFQFEPSVVIDTLPMLMRGVWYTIYLTIGGLFFGFLLGVATGLMKLARPFFVRKLADLYVELIRGTPMLVQAMFLYYGVPMAVGLRIPPLIAGVIVIAINSGAYIAEIVRGAIQSINVGQTEAGRSIGLTRAQTMRYIIWPQAFKRMIPPLGNQFIISLKDTSLLMVIGVGELLRTGQEIVAVNFRAFEVYMAVAMVYLVMTMSIAKALKILENRLINKTSGKRA, via the coding sequence ATGGCCTTTCAATTCGAACCAAGCGTCGTTATCGACACCCTGCCCATGCTCATGCGCGGAGTCTGGTACACCATCTACCTGACCATCGGCGGCCTGTTTTTCGGCTTTCTTCTCGGAGTGGCCACGGGCCTCATGAAGCTGGCCCGCCCCTTTTTCGTCCGCAAGCTCGCCGATCTCTATGTGGAGCTCATTCGCGGCACGCCCATGCTGGTGCAGGCCATGTTCCTCTATTACGGCGTACCCATGGCCGTGGGTCTGCGCATCCCGCCGCTCATCGCCGGAGTCATCGTCATAGCCATCAACTCAGGCGCCTACATCGCCGAGATCGTGCGCGGGGCCATCCAGTCCATCAATGTCGGCCAGACCGAAGCAGGACGCTCCATCGGCCTGACCCGGGCCCAGACCATGCGCTACATCATCTGGCCGCAGGCCTTCAAACGCATGATCCCACCCCTTGGCAACCAGTTCATCATCAGCCTCAAAGATACCTCGCTGCTGATGGTCATCGGCGTGGGCGAACTGCTGCGGACCGGCCAGGAGATCGTGGCCGTCAATTTTCGGGCGTTCGAGGTCTATATGGCCGTGGCCATGGTCTATCTGGTCATGACCATGAGCATCGCCAAGGCCCTCAAGATCCTTGAGAACAGACTCATCAACAAGACCAGCGGAAAGCGCGCATGA
- the glnH gene encoding glutamine ABC transporter substrate-binding protein GlnH, protein MKRILLFAVLALALCATTASAKKLVVATDTNFPPFEFKDPESGKHTGFDVELWDAIAKEIGAEYDLQPMDFNGIIPGLQSGQVDVGIAGITIKPERAEVVDFSDPYYNAGLLILVKADNEDITDVKGLTGKIVATKLGTTSEDFAKKEAGAKEVKLFPNNDAMFMELLAGGADAVIFDSPVISEFVRTVGKGQAKIVGPLYMGQSYGIGFPKGSDLVAKTNAALQKLKDSGAYRELYIKWFGTEPK, encoded by the coding sequence ATGAAACGCATCCTGCTTTTCGCCGTTTTAGCCCTGGCTCTGTGCGCGACCACCGCTTCAGCCAAAAAGCTGGTCGTGGCCACGGATACCAATTTTCCGCCTTTTGAATTCAAGGACCCCGAGAGTGGCAAGCACACCGGCTTCGACGTGGAGCTTTGGGACGCCATAGCCAAGGAAATCGGCGCCGAGTACGACTTGCAGCCCATGGACTTCAACGGCATCATCCCCGGCCTGCAGTCCGGCCAGGTTGACGTCGGCATCGCCGGCATCACCATCAAGCCCGAACGCGCCGAAGTCGTCGACTTCTCCGACCCCTACTACAACGCGGGCCTTCTGATCCTGGTCAAGGCCGACAACGAAGACATCACCGACGTGAAGGGTCTGACCGGCAAGATCGTGGCCACCAAGCTCGGCACCACCAGCGAGGACTTCGCCAAGAAGGAAGCCGGAGCCAAGGAAGTGAAACTTTTCCCCAACAATGACGCCATGTTTATGGAACTGCTCGCCGGCGGCGCCGATGCAGTCATCTTCGACTCCCCTGTCATCTCCGAATTCGTGCGCACCGTGGGCAAGGGTCAGGCCAAGATCGTCGGGCCCCTGTACATGGGTCAGTCCTACGGCATCGGCTTCCCCAAGGGCAGCGATCTGGTCGCCAAGACCAACGCCGCGCTCCAGAAGCTCAAAGACAGCGGCGCCTACCGCGAACTGTACATCAAGTGGTTCGGCACCGAGCCCAAGTAA
- a CDS encoding efflux RND transporter permease subunit, whose amino-acid sequence MRNKIQHGAIAWMASNPVAANLIMLLCLVGGLLMTTRIKQEVFPEFESEIVTVTVAYPGASPEEVEKGIVLAIEERVTGLDGIKKVTSSSVEGAGTVTVEALEGTDMERLAQDVKGEVDRISSFPEDAETPRVVIASNRRRTMSIAIYGDMEERILREMAETVRDDLLQDPEITQIELSGARDLEISIEISQDTLRAHGLTLRQVAEIIGNSALELPGGSVKTSQGEILVRVKDRRELGKEFANLPIISSSDGSMVRLEDLGRITDGFEDTDLFALYNNQPAILLDIYRVGDQTPISVSNAVKRHMERLKQILPPGVNLAKRNDSSDIFRQRMDLLTRNGLMGLCLVFILLALFLEIRLAFWVSMGIPISILGSFLILPGLGVSINMVSMFAFIITLGIVVDDAIVVGENVYQYKEQGLSSLKAATSGAREVVMPVTFSVLTNVVAFVPMLFVPGVLGRVFGVLPAVVVSVFLISLVESLFVLPSHLGHLKSGGKSRLSFLHNWQAKFSAGFMRVVNNFISPLLMLTIRLRYLTLAIAVAVLLATLGYVASGRMGIVMFPKVESDYAYVELAMPFGSPVARTEAAINRMVGIADELAREHGGDELVEGIFSQVGTSSGGHQGSVRVFLTPPEMRTLPTAEFTRLWRERVGEIAGAEYLKFESDRGGPGSGAALTIELSHRSTQILEKAGEDLAKELGSYAQVSDIDDGFSAGKTQLDFRIRPEGRSLGLTSQDVARQIRAAFYGAEALRQQRGRNEIKVMVRLPEGERVSLQNIEDFLVRTPAGTSVLLREVADVTKGHSYTSIDRRNGRRIISVTADVTPPSEAAAIINAIKDGYLPKLQDRYQGLEFSFEGKQADIKEGVGALLLGLGMACLGIFALLAVPLRSYVQPLIIMTSIPFGIVGAVFGHLVMGYSLSLVSLFGIVALSGVVVNASLVLIDCANGKRRVGQSALASIHQASVQRFRPILLTTVTTFGGLAPMIWETSRQARFLIPMALSLGFGIVFSTFITLGIVPSLYMVLEDLKRFGRSLVK is encoded by the coding sequence ATGCGCAACAAAATCCAACACGGCGCCATCGCCTGGATGGCCTCCAACCCGGTGGCCGCGAATCTGATCATGCTGCTCTGCCTTGTCGGCGGACTGCTCATGACCACCCGGATCAAGCAGGAAGTCTTTCCCGAATTCGAGTCCGAAATCGTGACCGTGACCGTGGCCTACCCCGGAGCGAGCCCCGAGGAAGTGGAGAAGGGCATTGTCCTTGCCATAGAGGAACGCGTCACGGGACTGGACGGAATCAAGAAGGTCACCTCCTCCTCGGTGGAAGGCGCCGGCACGGTCACGGTCGAGGCGCTGGAAGGGACCGACATGGAACGCCTGGCCCAGGACGTGAAAGGCGAGGTCGACCGCATCTCCTCTTTCCCGGAAGATGCCGAGACGCCGCGGGTGGTCATCGCCTCCAACCGCCGCCGGACCATGTCCATCGCCATCTATGGCGACATGGAAGAGCGCATCCTGCGCGAGATGGCCGAAACGGTGCGCGACGACCTGCTTCAAGACCCGGAGATCACCCAGATCGAACTGAGCGGCGCGCGCGACCTTGAGATCAGCATCGAAATTTCCCAGGACACCCTGCGCGCGCATGGCCTGACCCTGCGGCAGGTGGCGGAGATCATCGGCAACTCAGCCCTGGAGCTGCCCGGAGGCAGCGTCAAGACGAGCCAGGGTGAAATCCTGGTCCGGGTCAAGGACCGCCGCGAACTGGGCAAGGAGTTCGCGAACCTGCCCATCATCAGCTCCTCCGACGGCTCGATGGTCCGCCTTGAGGACCTTGGCCGCATCACCGACGGGTTCGAGGACACTGACCTCTTCGCCCTCTACAACAACCAGCCGGCCATCCTGCTGGACATCTACCGCGTCGGGGACCAGACGCCCATCTCCGTTTCCAATGCCGTCAAGCGGCACATGGAGCGGCTGAAGCAAATCCTGCCGCCGGGCGTGAACCTGGCCAAACGCAACGACAGCTCGGACATCTTTCGCCAACGCATGGACCTGCTGACCCGCAACGGCCTCATGGGTCTTTGCCTGGTCTTCATCCTCCTGGCCCTGTTCCTGGAAATCCGCCTGGCCTTTTGGGTCAGCATGGGCATCCCCATCTCCATCCTGGGCTCGTTCCTGATCCTTCCGGGGCTTGGCGTGAGCATCAACATGGTTTCCATGTTCGCCTTCATCATCACCCTCGGCATCGTGGTCGATGACGCCATCGTGGTCGGTGAAAACGTCTATCAGTACAAGGAACAGGGGCTCTCCTCCCTCAAGGCCGCCACCAGCGGCGCCCGGGAAGTGGTCATGCCCGTGACTTTCTCTGTCCTGACCAACGTCGTCGCGTTCGTGCCCATGCTCTTCGTGCCCGGCGTCCTGGGACGCGTTTTCGGCGTGCTCCCGGCGGTTGTCGTCAGCGTCTTTCTCATCTCCCTGGTGGAAAGTCTCTTCGTGTTGCCTTCCCACCTTGGGCACCTCAAGTCCGGAGGCAAATCCAGGCTGTCCTTCCTGCACAATTGGCAGGCCAAATTCAGTGCCGGGTTCATGCGCGTGGTGAACAACTTCATCTCGCCCCTGCTCATGCTGACCATACGCCTGCGTTATCTGACCCTGGCCATCGCCGTTGCGGTGCTTCTGGCCACGTTGGGATACGTGGCCAGCGGACGCATGGGCATCGTCATGTTCCCCAAGGTCGAGTCGGATTATGCCTACGTCGAACTGGCCATGCCCTTCGGCTCGCCCGTGGCCCGCACCGAAGCGGCCATCAACCGCATGGTCGGCATCGCCGACGAGCTGGCTCGTGAACACGGCGGGGATGAGCTGGTCGAGGGAATCTTTTCCCAGGTCGGGACGAGCTCGGGCGGACACCAGGGCTCGGTGCGCGTCTTTCTGACCCCGCCGGAAATGCGCACCCTGCCCACGGCGGAATTCACCAGACTCTGGCGGGAACGCGTTGGCGAAATCGCCGGAGCCGAATATCTCAAATTCGAATCGGATCGCGGCGGCCCGGGTTCCGGCGCGGCCCTGACCATCGAACTCTCGCACCGCTCCACCCAAATCCTGGAAAAAGCAGGAGAGGATCTGGCCAAGGAACTCGGTTCCTACGCCCAGGTGTCGGACATCGACGATGGATTTTCCGCCGGAAAGACGCAGCTCGACTTCCGCATCCGGCCGGAGGGGCGCAGCCTGGGGCTGACCTCCCAGGATGTGGCCCGTCAGATCCGGGCTGCATTTTACGGAGCCGAGGCACTGCGCCAGCAGCGCGGACGCAACGAAATAAAGGTCATGGTCCGTCTGCCGGAGGGCGAGCGCGTCTCCCTGCAAAACATCGAGGACTTTCTGGTGCGCACCCCTGCCGGCACAAGCGTGCTGCTGCGCGAAGTGGCCGATGTCACCAAGGGGCACTCCTACACCAGCATCGACCGGCGCAACGGCCGCCGGATAATCTCCGTGACCGCCGACGTGACCCCGCCCTCGGAGGCCGCCGCGATCATAAACGCCATCAAAGACGGATACCTGCCAAAACTGCAAGACCGTTATCAGGGTCTGGAGTTCAGCTTCGAAGGCAAGCAGGCCGACATCAAGGAAGGGGTCGGGGCGCTTTTGCTCGGACTTGGCATGGCCTGCCTGGGCATCTTCGCCCTGCTGGCGGTGCCGCTGCGCAGCTATGTGCAGCCGCTGATCATCATGACCAGCATCCCCTTCGGCATCGTCGGCGCCGTGTTCGGACATCTGGTCATGGGCTACAGCCTGAGTCTGGTGTCACTTTTCGGCATCGTGGCCCTGTCCGGGGTGGTGGTCAACGCATCCCTGGTGCTCATCGACTGCGCCAACGGCAAACGGCGGGTCGGTCAATCGGCCCTGGCCTCCATTCATCAGGCCAGCGTGCAACGCTTCCGGCCCATCCTGCTGACCACGGTGACCACCTTCGGCGGTCTCGCGCCCATGATCTGGGAAACCTCGCGCCAGGCGCGTTTCCTCATCCCCATGGCCCTGTCGCTTGGGTTCGGCATTGTCTTCTCCACTTTCATCACCCTTGGAATCGTGCCGTCCCTTTACATGGTGCTCGAAGACCTGAAGCGCTTCGGGCGCTCTCTTGTCAAATAA
- a CDS encoding RNA recognition motif domain-containing protein translates to MSKNIYVGNLPWSATEQDVETLFATYGQVANVKLISDRETGRARGFGFVEMESGAEEAIAALDGADYGGRSLKVNEARPRPERERRPRW, encoded by the coding sequence ATGTCGAAGAACATTTATGTCGGAAACCTGCCCTGGAGTGCCACCGAGCAGGATGTGGAAACGCTGTTCGCAACCTACGGCCAAGTTGCAAACGTTAAACTCATTTCCGACCGTGAGACAGGCAGAGCCCGTGGATTTGGTTTTGTGGAAATGGAGAGCGGCGCTGAAGAAGCCATCGCTGCTCTGGACGGCGCCGATTACGGCGGACGTTCCCTGAAGGTCAACGAAGCCCGTCCCCGTCCCGAGCGTGAACGCCGGCCCAGATGGTAG